In Candidatus Sulfotelmatobacter sp., the following proteins share a genomic window:
- a CDS encoding ABC transporter permease, translating into MSYLFAHGPLIAQLFGQHVALVLVALLIACAIALPLGVIAARRPRLGAAIVAGTGVIYTIPSLALLAVLVVVLGIGPLSAIVALVLYAQLALVRGIVAGLRGVDPALVEAARGLGLSARQTLVRVEFPVALPVVLGGVRLATITLVALATVAAWIDAGGLGTLIFDGLAEHHTPPIVVGALASAVLAIGADAALRGAERLARR; encoded by the coding sequence GTGAGCTACCTGTTCGCGCACGGACCGCTGATCGCGCAGCTGTTCGGCCAGCACGTCGCGCTGGTGCTCGTCGCGCTGCTCATCGCGTGCGCGATCGCGCTGCCGCTGGGCGTCATCGCCGCGCGGCGGCCGCGCCTGGGCGCGGCGATCGTGGCCGGTACCGGCGTCATCTACACGATCCCCAGCCTGGCGCTGCTGGCGGTCCTGGTCGTCGTGCTCGGGATCGGACCGCTCAGCGCGATCGTCGCGCTGGTGCTCTACGCGCAGCTGGCGCTGGTGCGCGGCATCGTCGCGGGCTTACGCGGCGTCGACCCGGCGCTGGTCGAGGCCGCCCGCGGGCTGGGCCTCTCGGCGCGTCAGACGCTGGTGCGGGTCGAGTTCCCGGTCGCGCTGCCGGTCGTGCTCGGCGGCGTGCGGCTGGCGACGATCACGCTGGTCGCGCTGGCGACGGTCGCCGCCTGGATCGACGCCGGCGGCCTGGGCACGCTGATCTTCGACGGACTGGCCGAGCACCATACGCCACCGATCGTCGTCGGCGCGCTGGCCTCGGCGGTCTTGGCGATCGGCGCCGACGCCGCGTTGCGCGGCGCCGAACGGCTGGCGCGGCGCTAG
- the egtD gene encoding L-histidine N(alpha)-methyltransferase has product MRVATFADDVRAGLGARPFALSPKYFYDDLGSALFEAITRLPEYYLTRVERDLLATYGREIVGAFGEPVAIVELGSGSAAKTRLILDAALERQRTLTFRPIDISADALVESSLALTSAYPALRVEAYAGDYFPLLRERRLASGDRQLALFLGSNVGNFEPADARELLSLLASTLRPGDGLLIGYDLKKDRSILELAYDDPTGVTAAFNKNLLARMNRELGADFDLAAFRFRARWDDAAGAVRSYLVAERAQRVTVPLAQVTVDFARGEAIHTESSYKFSREDVVALAARCGYLERTTYTDAGGRYALSLLIVA; this is encoded by the coding sequence ATGCGTGTCGCGACGTTCGCGGACGACGTTCGCGCCGGGTTGGGAGCGCGCCCGTTCGCGCTCTCACCGAAGTACTTCTACGACGATCTCGGCTCGGCGCTGTTCGAAGCGATCACGCGGCTTCCGGAGTATTACCTCACGCGCGTCGAGCGCGACTTGCTCGCGACCTACGGGCGCGAGATCGTCGGCGCGTTCGGCGAGCCGGTCGCCATCGTCGAGCTGGGCAGCGGCAGCGCCGCCAAGACGCGTTTGATCCTCGACGCCGCGCTCGAACGCCAGCGCACGCTGACGTTTCGCCCGATCGACATCTCGGCCGACGCGCTGGTCGAGTCGTCGCTGGCGCTGACCTCGGCGTATCCGGCGCTGCGCGTCGAAGCGTACGCCGGCGATTATTTCCCGCTCCTGCGCGAGCGGCGGTTGGCGAGCGGCGATCGGCAGCTGGCGCTGTTCCTCGGCTCGAACGTCGGCAACTTCGAGCCCGCCGACGCCCGCGAGCTGCTCTCGCTGTTGGCCTCGACGCTGCGCCCCGGTGACGGCCTGCTGATCGGCTACGATCTCAAGAAGGATCGCTCGATCCTCGAGCTGGCCTACGACGATCCGACCGGCGTCACCGCAGCGTTCAACAAGAACCTGTTGGCGCGCATGAACCGTGAGCTCGGCGCCGACTTCGACCTCGCCGCGTTCCGCTTCCGCGCTCGCTGGGACGACGCCGCGGGCGCGGTGCGCTCGTATCTGGTCGCCGAGCGCGCCCAGCGCGTCACGGTTCCGCTGGCCCAGGTGACGGTGGATTTCGCGCGCGGCGAGGCGATCCACACCGAGTCTTCCTACAAGTTCAGCCGCGAGGACGTCGTCGCGCTGGCCGCTCGCTGCGGTTATCTGGAGCGCACGACGTACACCGACGCCGGCGGCCGCTACGCGCTGTCCCTATTGATCGTTGCCTAA
- a CDS encoding dienelactone hydrolase family protein, with the protein MIAEHVTISGPAGPMDAYLARLDAKPRPAVIVLEGVYGFDAEIRRITAQVAAAGYVGLAIDYLRGRPVEEVFDDAAVGADVGAARDWLDEQSFVRRGHIGAWGFGWGGTAAFVASSQPGIGAAIAFYGQSIARPLGKMTRAPLDAVEHVRAPLLLIFGGHDELIPETEIALIRERLTAQHKTFELETYPDVGHSFFREDLGTLATRQISDAWDRVQSFLRRHLT; encoded by the coding sequence ATGATTGCCGAGCACGTGACCATCTCCGGGCCGGCCGGTCCGATGGACGCCTATCTGGCGCGCCTGGACGCGAAACCCCGTCCGGCGGTCATCGTCCTCGAGGGCGTCTACGGCTTCGACGCCGAGATCCGGCGCATCACCGCACAGGTCGCCGCGGCCGGCTACGTCGGCCTTGCGATCGACTACCTGCGCGGCCGGCCCGTCGAAGAGGTCTTCGACGACGCCGCGGTCGGCGCTGACGTCGGCGCCGCGCGCGATTGGCTCGACGAGCAGTCCTTCGTGCGCCGCGGCCACATCGGGGCGTGGGGCTTCGGCTGGGGCGGCACCGCCGCGTTCGTGGCCTCGAGCCAGCCCGGCATCGGCGCCGCCATCGCGTTCTACGGCCAAAGCATCGCGCGGCCGCTGGGCAAGATGACCCGCGCGCCGCTGGACGCGGTCGAGCACGTGCGCGCGCCGCTGCTGCTGATCTTCGGCGGCCACGACGAGCTGATCCCCGAGACGGAGATCGCGCTGATTCGCGAACGGTTGACGGCGCAGCACAAGACGTTCGAGCTCGAGACCTATCCCGACGTCGGCCACTCGTTCTTCCGCGAAGACCTGGGCACGCTGGCGACGCGCCAGATCTCGGACGCCTGGGACCGCGTGCAGTCGTTTCTGCGCCGTCACCTCACGTAG
- a CDS encoding lytic transglycosylase domain-containing protein: MRLLRDAEPRAPLRVKVAREALRANPSLDPVDALLWASRIVDAARAQHIAPTFLAATLLQESGFDRDAMSVAGAVGIAQFTASTAAIVGVDPWDPDSAIPGAARLLGAYVDTYRGERDDPYALALAAYDAGPLAVRRYHGVPPYAETRDYIGSVRMRWSRILAGAAFTESNLYVR; this comes from the coding sequence TTGCGACTTTTGCGGGATGCGGAGCCGCGCGCGCCGCTGCGCGTGAAGGTCGCACGCGAAGCGCTGCGCGCCAATCCGAGCCTGGATCCGGTCGACGCGCTGCTGTGGGCCTCGCGCATCGTCGACGCCGCGCGCGCGCAGCACATCGCGCCGACGTTCCTGGCCGCGACGCTGCTGCAAGAGTCGGGCTTCGATCGCGACGCGATGTCGGTCGCGGGCGCGGTCGGCATCGCGCAGTTCACCGCCTCGACGGCGGCGATCGTCGGCGTCGATCCTTGGGATCCGGATTCCGCCATCCCCGGCGCCGCGCGTCTGCTCGGTGCGTACGTCGACACGTATCGCGGCGAGCGGGACGACCCGTATGCGCTCGCGCTCGCCGCGTACGACGCCGGTCCGCTGGCGGTGCGCCGTTATCACGGCGTGCCGCCGTACGCGGAGACACGCGACTACATTGGTTCGGTGCGCATGCGCTGGTCGCGCATCCTGGCCGGCGCGGCGTTCACCGAAAGCAACCTCTACGTGAGGTGA
- a CDS encoding sterol desaturase family protein, with amino-acid sequence MNTIAWGIAAMLVVLLVGDCASTFLYHVPQHVWGKLHLRTHHDRRRSYWDHAVLSRDPAVLLDGVLGAVPYIIVAALCARLSLGGALLGLVLGQLHVWWRHTTDLGWRSPAWVVRLARLTQIVLPEDHDGHHRNPEIEFGDIFRFYDAPARATIAILRAWTPRRKRVSPMVRSFAIRRRPAPKPTS; translated from the coding sequence GTGAACACGATCGCGTGGGGCATCGCAGCGATGCTCGTCGTCCTGCTGGTCGGCGATTGTGCCTCAACGTTTCTCTACCACGTTCCGCAGCACGTTTGGGGCAAGCTGCACCTGCGCACGCATCACGATCGCCGGCGTTCCTATTGGGATCACGCCGTGCTCTCACGCGATCCCGCCGTCTTGCTCGACGGCGTTCTCGGCGCCGTTCCGTACATCATCGTCGCGGCGCTGTGCGCGCGGCTCTCGCTGGGCGGCGCGCTGCTCGGGCTGGTGCTCGGGCAGCTGCACGTCTGGTGGCGCCACACGACCGACCTCGGCTGGCGTTCGCCCGCTTGGGTCGTCCGGCTGGCTCGCCTGACGCAAATCGTTCTCCCCGAGGATCATGACGGCCATCACCGGAACCCCGAGATCGAGTTCGGCGACATCTTTCGCTTCTACGACGCCCCGGCACGCGCCACGATAGCGATCCTGCGTGCCTGGACGCCGCGGCGCAAGCGTGTGTCGCCGATGGTCCGGAGCTTCGCCATCAGGCGGCGCCCGGCGCCCAAACCGACGAGCTGA
- a CDS encoding glycosyltransferase: MTKRVLFLISDTGGGHRAGAQAIGAALDEIDGSTRFEWRIDDIATHCTFPLSKLGPAYSAALRYAPPIYGALYHATNGRRRYRTLVRFCEPLYRERLREVFQQYQPDAIVSVHPLLNHAALRARADAGMTDVPIVTVVTDLGRVHEGWLLPEADLTVVPAPEVYNRAIERGVPPERLKLIGHPIHPRFEDVSATKAEVRKKLGLPIDATVALLMAGGEGGGKLLPTTLGLAKAGLDFHLVVVTGRNAALKQKLEELAPTLPTPMTVLGFRNDVPELMRAADLLVTKAGPGTIAEASVAEVPVVVYDYVPGQERGNLDYVRTNGIGVVALTTSQVVSSVARIVHNQERLAKMRAQQTAVAPRGSSRKIAELIGRIAIDGRRIIPAPAPATTKTAAAVV, from the coding sequence TTGACCAAACGTGTCCTCTTTTTGATCTCCGATACCGGTGGCGGCCATCGCGCCGGGGCGCAAGCCATCGGCGCCGCGCTGGACGAGATCGACGGATCGACCCGTTTCGAGTGGCGGATCGACGACATCGCCACCCACTGCACGTTCCCCCTCTCGAAACTCGGGCCGGCCTACAGCGCCGCCCTGCGGTACGCTCCCCCGATCTACGGCGCGCTCTACCACGCGACCAACGGCCGCCGCCGCTACCGCACCCTGGTCCGCTTCTGCGAGCCCCTGTACCGCGAGCGGCTGCGCGAGGTCTTCCAGCAGTACCAGCCCGACGCGATCGTCTCGGTCCACCCGCTGCTCAACCACGCGGCGCTGCGCGCCCGGGCCGACGCCGGGATGACCGACGTCCCGATCGTCACCGTCGTCACCGACCTGGGCCGCGTCCACGAAGGCTGGCTGCTGCCCGAGGCCGATCTCACCGTCGTGCCGGCACCCGAGGTCTACAACCGCGCCATCGAGCGTGGCGTCCCGCCCGAGCGGCTCAAGCTGATCGGCCACCCGATCCACCCGCGCTTCGAAGACGTCTCCGCGACCAAGGCCGAGGTCCGCAAGAAGCTCGGCCTCCCGATCGACGCGACGGTCGCGCTGCTGATGGCCGGCGGCGAGGGCGGCGGCAAGCTGCTGCCGACGACGCTGGGCTTGGCCAAAGCGGGCCTGGACTTCCACCTGGTCGTCGTGACCGGCCGCAACGCGGCCCTCAAGCAAAAGCTCGAAGAGCTGGCGCCGACGCTCCCGACGCCGATGACGGTGCTCGGCTTCCGCAACGACGTCCCCGAGCTGATGCGCGCCGCCGACCTGCTGGTCACCAAGGCCGGCCCCGGCACGATCGCCGAGGCGTCGGTGGCCGAAGTCCCGGTCGTCGTCTACGATTACGTCCCGGGCCAAGAGCGCGGCAACCTCGACTACGTGCGCACCAACGGCATCGGCGTCGTCGCGCTGACGACCTCGCAAGTCGTCTCGTCGGTCGCGCGCATCGTGCACAACCAAGAGCGCTTGGCGAAGATGCGCGCGCAGCAGACCGCCGTCGCGCCGCGCGGCAGCTCGCGCAAGATCGCCGAGCTGATCGGCCGCATCGCGATCGACGGCCGCCGCATCATCCCGGCGCCCGCACCGGCGACGACCAAGACCGCCGCCGCCGTCGTTTAG